The DNA region CGTCATCGTGGTCACCCTCGAATGACTCTACAGCAGCCTCACCAATCAACCATGAGGGGAAAGAATGGAACTTGTCTAatactctgcatccataaagaatgcaacaagcgtaggtcagtacaaaacaacgaTATTGGtagtatcatcggccgactaagtatagatAGCATAATTTAGGCAATAAAGcaggataggcagataaatcaacaagtatcagtcaaaacataattagaatcaagtatccgtcatcacctagatcgaagcatctaaacccaagtatgccaagtctcagtatatatTCAATCCGAAAATCAAATAATAGAAGAACAACActgaatcatcacaatataagccaagatgcatgaatgcaatgcaattccatgtaaatgttgtgtacacatgtactccggacggaaatatcgacatctcggtagcacaacccaaggtgactcgcgaagtctaagtgccactcgtctcggatctttgcccaatagacagacgAGACCCCGGATCGTGAGGAAAAAGATGTTTCTATGGTTCCATTTAACCACGGCGACACAATTACTGTTTTGCCCTTAAGGGTATGTTTggtatgatgaaaaatgaaaatattttttcggAAAATAAGTAGTTTTCCTactcattttcttgtgtttggtacggaagttggaaaatgtcattttaagaGCATTTGCATATACTCAAAGTAAAACcattatgaattttttaaattcgGAGTGTTACTTTTGGGAGTACGTGTTGGGAGGTGGGGTAGGCTGCGGGTGGGGAGGTTAgggtaagaaaaaaaattataatttttttataaaagcaGAAAAATATATAAGATAGAAAATTCGGGGGGTGGGGGGCTTGGTTTAAAAAAACCTAaaataaaactttaaaaaactttttttaaaaaattaaattgtttttgGAGGATGGTGTAaaagacccaaaaaaaaaaaaaacttttaaaaactttttaatttgtatatttttggAAGGGTGGGGTGCGTGGGTTGGGTGGTGTGTTGCAAGaattgtttttcaattttcataaaagtaaaataaagtatatgaaaaggaaaatttgaagGGCGGGGAAGGTAAAGTGGGTGGTTTGGGGTGGGGCCTGGGGGAGGTGGGGTTGGGTTTGTGGGGATGGGGGTGGAGTTGGGGGTGGTGGTAGGCGTGGGCTGTGGGGCGTGCGGGGGTGGGTTGGGAAATGCATTGGTGTGTTTTTATTTATTCGAAAAATGTTCCCTCAAAttcttatggaaaatattttcttctattttgaggaaaacatttttcaagatCCTGAGAGCAACCAAATAAGACAAAATGGGAAAACAATTTCGGAAAACATATTCagtcgtaccaaacacaccctaaatgaAGCTAAAAATGCCACTGATGGGACCATCTTCAtgcttctaaaaaaaaaaaaaaaaaaaaaaagggagtggGTCGACGTAAACTATATATAGGGAAGAAATCAGGGGTTTTAGAGTAAGAGTGTTGAGCATCCCAATATTTGATTGAAGGAGTGTATCATGAAACGTTTTCTGGTATGATCACTTGCCCAATTCCTCATTTAAATTTATAATACATCATTTGCCGTTACAATCATTTTCTATCTTTTTAACTGTTGTGCAGAGGAAATTATTAAACTCGGATGAAAAACCCTTAATTCCTGTATTAGCTTTGGCTGCAGCTGGATCAGCCCTACTTTCTACTAGCAATGAAACTAGTTCAAGTGAGCCATTTTAATAGTAAGAATTTTGCTGAGCATAACTTTTAATTAAGAATTCTGATAAACCCTTCATTCATTTCCAGGAACATCAATTTTAGTTTCGGTACCCAAAACCTTAAAAGATTCTTTCACATTACGTTGGAAAGACAGTCTTCTTCGTCCTGCTTTTCTTTCGCCCGACCAATCTCAACTTTGTAAGTtgtcataaataaaatttgtttacccatctctaatttttatttatcttgCTATTTTGCTGTCGGTATTTTCCTTTATATCATGCTTTGATTACACTTGTTTGAGCTGAGGGttaaggtttgcgtacatccTAACCTACGCAGACGCCACTcgtgggattacattgggtatgttgttgttgtagtttccGCTATTATTATTAAAGTTCAAGTGTTACCACTTAATTGTAGGTATTTTCCCATTATCTTTTGTTAGAAGTGGTTTGGACTCACCTGGGAATGTGAAGGAAGACAGTTCTGGGGAAGATGGAGATGGTGAAAAACATAAATGTTGTAATTGCTTTGGACGAGATACTATTGCCAATGCAGCTGCCACGGCTGGTCCTGCTGTTGTTAATATCTCTGTTTCAAGGGGTATTTGCTTCTTAatcctccatttcaatttatatcaTATTAGGACGTCCTATGATGTTGACATAAACCatttttatacaactttttaAAATCGAAGTTATTAAAGTAATCAAATTTTAACTTTGATATAATATGTTGTCTATCAGACTAAGTTTTAACGATATCTTGTATATTCGTCTACaatcatattttgtataatagAACCGTGCAAAATGTGATGGACAGACTATATGAATATGTGGATTGCCTGCAGCATGCTATAATGTATATTGTTGGTCCACGTTTAGGCTTTCACGGATTGAGCACCGGAAGGAGTATAGGATCAGGAACTATAATAGATGCTGATGGCACTATTTTGACTTGTGCTCATGTGGTTGATTTTCAAGGCTTGAGTATTTCATCAAAAGGAAAGGTCAGTGGTTGTAAAGTATTTTTGCAGGCACCTTTAGCATCATTCCTGTCATATTACCACATCACTGTTACATTCAATTAGTTCTGTCCAATTACGCTTATGTTAGAAATGGTTGTGTTTGTGTTTAGCTTTCTGATCAGAATGAACTCTTTTCTCTCATATTTTCATCAAGTAGACTTTGATATAGGTTATACTTGCTACTTTCTGCTTCAAAGTGTGCATGGAACTTTGTACTATTGATTCACACTTCTTCAACTGAAACTACTTTTATATTCTTGCTGCGTATTCTAGTCCCGATTCCTAGGACTAAGAATAGGTGTGCAGGTCGATTTTGGACTGTGTTCCCTTCCTCTGTTTTTTTGGTGGTAATTAGTGTATTTGATGTTCTGTCTTGGACCTTGATATTCGAAggatgatttttttattttttttattttttttaattcttttggaGTAATATGCATGGTTCATTATGTTAAAGTCTTGTCCATATCAATCTCGATATTATCTGTATCCTTTTGCTGTTGTCCTTTTTCACTTGTGTACAAGTCAATTTTGTAGGTTGATGTGACTTTGCAAGATGGCCGTGTATTTGAGGGCACAGTGGTCAATGCGGATTTGCATTCTGATATTGCAATTGTAAAGATAAAATCTAGAACTCCACTTCCAACTGCAAAACTTGGCACTTCAAACAAGCTTCGCCCTGGGGATTGGGTGGTGGCTATGGGTTGCCCCCTCTCCCTTCAAAATACAATTACAGCTGGCATTGTGAGGTAACATGAACAGAATGCAACATGGAGTTTCTTATATTTCATTTAGTACTGGTGTGAACCTATTTGGTCCATAAATTCTATCATAAATCTAAGTTTTTATGGGCATGTTGAATAAAATAACTGGAGAAACGTGCACTGCTGTCAGACCTAATTATCTTTACTTTGAGTTGATGTTGCATAAACAAAAAATCTTTATTGATCTTTCTAATCATTTGATCTTTTTCTGTTCCATGTAGCTGTGTCGATCGTAAAAGTAGTGATCTTGGACTTGGAGGCATGCGGCGAGAGTATCTACAGACTGATTGTGCTATTAATGCTGTAAGTTACTCAATtcatgtatttatttgtttatttctaATGTTCCTTGCTTTTTTCGATTTCCTTTTTAGACGTTTCTTAAATTCAAACCATCTCTTAGTTTTTCCATGAGTAGCACATCAAACTTTGTTTGAGCTTTTCAAGCCATTATTATCAACAACTGCTGTCGCCATACGTTAGAGTGCATAATGTTCTTTAAAAGGAGATTGGGTGTCAATAAAATTTGTGTATCTCGAAttctcttcctttccttttcacAGCAAGAAGCTTCAGTAGAGAATTGTGGCCTTAGTCATACCACCTCAACAACCTACCTTCTCATCAGGTTTAGCACATGGGATTACTAATTATCTATATAGTCCTCTTCCCTAAATTTAGTagattttgttttttgtaaTTCTATATGAACTGCAGGGTTTGAGGGATATACAATTGCATAATGCTAAAGCCAATCAGATAAGTAACATAGCTAGGGTTGGGCATAaaataccgaaaaccgaattaccgaaccgaaccgggtatttcggtatttcggttttcgggaataaaattaaaatattcgGTATTTGGTATTTGGATTTCGGTATTCGGTTGAGCTAATTATACCGTTCGGtaataccgaataccgaaataaATACTAAATAAAGGCCCATTAGACTAAATTAATAGTCCAGCCCAATATGCGTCAATAGCAATCAGTTCAGCCCATTACCTAAAATCCATAATCTTTTGACTTTCAAGAacatttgtcatctttttcactCCAGTCTCCACCGACCACCGCCTCTCTCACAAGTCACACCAACACTAGTGAgcacccaccc from Lycium ferocissimum isolate CSIRO_LF1 chromosome 2, AGI_CSIRO_Lferr_CH_V1, whole genome shotgun sequence includes:
- the LOC132033728 gene encoding putative protease Do-like 14 isoform X1 is translated as MKRFLRKLLNSDEKPLIPVLALAAAGSALLSTSNETSSRTSILVSVPKTLKDSFTLRWKDSLLRPAFLSPDQSQLCIFPLSFVRSGLDSPGNVKEDSSGEDGDGEKHKCCNCFGRDTIANAAATAGPAVVNISVSRGFHGLSTGRSIGSGTIIDADGTILTCAHVVDFQGLSISSKGKVDVTLQDGRVFEGTVVNADLHSDIAIVKIKSRTPLPTAKLGTSNKLRPGDWVVAMGCPLSLQNTITAGIVSCVDRKSSDLGLGGMRREYLQTDCAINAGNSGGPLVNVDGEVIGVSIMKVLAADGLGFAVPIDSVIKIIDHFKKRGRVIRPWLGLKMLDLNDIVVAQLQERDPSFPKVNKGVLVSMVTPGSPADRAGFHPSDVVVEFDGKPVGTINEIIDIMGDNIGKQLKAVVKRANDVTATLTVIPEEANPDM
- the LOC132033728 gene encoding putative protease Do-like 14 isoform X2 — its product is MKLVQVSHFNSIFPLSFVRSGLDSPGNVKEDSSGEDGDGEKHKCCNCFGRDTIANAAATAGPAVVNISVSRGFHGLSTGRSIGSGTIIDADGTILTCAHVVDFQGLSISSKGKVDVTLQDGRVFEGTVVNADLHSDIAIVKIKSRTPLPTAKLGTSNKLRPGDWVVAMGCPLSLQNTITAGIVSCVDRKSSDLGLGGMRREYLQTDCAINAGNSGGPLVNVDGEVIGVSIMKVLAADGLGFAVPIDSVIKIIDHFKKRGRVIRPWLGLKMLDLNDIVVAQLQERDPSFPKVNKGVLVSMVTPGSPADRAGFHPSDVVVEFDGKPVGTINEIIDIMGDNIGKQLKAVVKRANDVTATLTVIPEEANPDM